The Desulfonatronovibrio hydrogenovorans DSM 9292 genome includes a window with the following:
- a CDS encoding metal ABC transporter solute-binding protein, Zn/Mn family yields the protein MKKNYLNLSTLLSAAVLGLLFQMVMFHPALASQDKIKVMVSITPQKYFVEKIGEDLVDVSVLLPPGASPHSFEPRPGQMVELGRAEIYMAIGVEYEKALLPKIRSIHPDLNIVHTDHGIKKVSMIPHSHDHGHDHGHDHDHNHGHGHDHHHHHHEGDDPHVWLSPDLVMIQASNILDALVQASPENRDYFQKNYLEFIRELMILDQEIKEVFSDIQPGTKFMVFHPAWGYFARAYGLVQVAVEIQGKEPKAADLKHLIDIARQENIRVVFVSPQFSERSASTIAQSIGGETVSIDPLAEDWEKNMLAVAEKFRTALAHDDVH from the coding sequence ATGAAAAAAAACTATCTGAATTTGTCCACCTTGTTGTCTGCAGCCGTCCTGGGCTTGCTGTTTCAGATGGTTATGTTCCATCCGGCACTGGCATCTCAAGATAAAATCAAAGTCATGGTCAGCATTACTCCACAAAAATATTTTGTGGAAAAAATTGGTGAGGATCTTGTTGATGTATCTGTTCTCCTTCCCCCTGGAGCCAGTCCACACTCCTTTGAACCAAGACCGGGCCAGATGGTGGAACTGGGCCGAGCTGAGATATACATGGCCATAGGTGTAGAATACGAAAAAGCCCTTCTGCCCAAGATCAGGTCCATCCATCCGGATCTGAATATCGTTCATACCGATCATGGCATTAAAAAGGTTTCCATGATTCCTCACTCCCACGACCATGGTCATGATCACGGCCACGACCATGATCACAACCACGGCCACGGTCATGATCATCACCATCACCACCATGAAGGGGACGACCCCCATGTCTGGCTGTCACCTGATCTGGTGATGATCCAGGCTTCTAACATCCTTGACGCCCTTGTCCAGGCCTCCCCGGAGAATAGAGATTATTTTCAGAAAAACTACCTGGAATTTATCAGAGAACTGATGATCCTGGATCAGGAAATCAAGGAAGTCTTCTCAGATATTCAGCCGGGCACCAAATTTATGGTCTTTCACCCGGCCTGGGGATATTTTGCCCGGGCCTACGGACTGGTCCAGGTAGCTGTGGAAATCCAGGGAAAAGAACCAAAGGCGGCCGATCTTAAGCACCTTATTGACATTGCCCGTCAGGAAAACATAAGAGTTGTGTTTGTATCTCCCCAGTTTTCCGAAAGAAGCGCCAGTACCATTGCCCAGTCCATTGGTGGAGAGACAGTCTCCATCGACCCTCTGGCTGAGGACTGGGAAAAAAACATGCTCGCGGTGGCGGAAAAATTCAGAACCGCCCTTGCCCATGATGATGTTCACTAA
- a CDS encoding proline--tRNA ligase: protein MRWSRYFIPTLKEDPAEAEVISHKLLLRAGMIRKLTSGIYTYLPTGWKALQKISSIVRQEMNRFDGIEMIMPAVQPGDLWMESGRWEAYGKELLRFKDRHDRDYCIGPTHEEVITDLIRREVKSYRQLPLNLYQIQTKFRDEIRPRFGLMRGREFIMKDAYSFDMDDAGASKSYESMRQAYISIFKKLGLRFRAVEADSGAIGGSFSHEFMVLADTGEDTIATCTGCDFAANLEKAEVKCQGQDCAECSMPFEKVKTLGLHTVEQVAGFLNVPAQKIVKTLLYNADGKSVAALVRGDRELNEIKLKNILNVQTLELASRAEVEKWSGAKVGFAGPVELVVDRIVADLELEFDTDWITGANQDDFHLKHVDLRRDVNISGYFDLRTITSLDPCPKCAGEIYLTKGIEVGHIFKLGTKYSQSMKAVYLDENGKEELIIMGCYGIGVSRILASCIEQNHDQNGIIFTPAIAPFEAVVIALNYKDQEVREHSEAVYDQLRSIGVDVLLDDRDERPGFKFKDNDLIGSPIQVVIGGKGLKNRIYEVKIRHSGERIQVPIEEFSSRFMAIRNGVLDHFGLSAKN, encoded by the coding sequence ATGCGCTGGAGCCGATATTTCATACCGACCTTAAAAGAAGACCCGGCTGAAGCCGAGGTCATCAGTCACAAGCTTTTGTTGCGGGCTGGAATGATCCGGAAACTTACTTCAGGGATCTATACTTATTTGCCCACAGGATGGAAGGCGCTCCAGAAGATATCTTCCATAGTCCGTCAGGAAATGAATCGTTTTGATGGAATAGAGATGATCATGCCGGCAGTTCAGCCAGGTGACCTGTGGATGGAGTCCGGCCGATGGGAAGCCTATGGCAAAGAGCTGTTAAGGTTCAAGGATCGTCACGACCGGGACTACTGCATAGGGCCTACCCACGAAGAAGTCATTACCGACCTGATCCGCAGGGAGGTGAAGTCTTATCGCCAGCTGCCCTTGAACCTCTATCAGATTCAGACCAAGTTCAGGGATGAAATAAGGCCTAGGTTCGGACTGATGCGAGGCCGGGAATTCATCATGAAGGATGCTTATTCCTTTGATATGGACGATGCCGGTGCTTCCAAAAGCTACGAAAGCATGCGTCAGGCTTATATCAGTATCTTCAAGAAACTGGGCCTTAGATTCAGAGCTGTAGAGGCAGACTCAGGAGCCATTGGTGGAAGTTTTTCCCATGAGTTCATGGTCCTGGCTGATACTGGAGAAGATACCATAGCCACCTGTACTGGCTGTGATTTTGCCGCCAATCTTGAAAAAGCCGAGGTCAAGTGCCAGGGGCAGGACTGTGCAGAGTGCTCCATGCCTTTTGAAAAAGTAAAAACCCTTGGCCTGCATACAGTGGAACAGGTTGCCGGTTTTCTCAATGTTCCTGCTCAGAAAATTGTCAAGACCCTGCTGTATAATGCCGACGGCAAATCAGTTGCCGCCCTTGTCCGGGGTGACCGGGAACTCAATGAAATCAAGCTGAAGAACATCCTTAACGTCCAGACTCTGGAGCTGGCCTCAAGGGCCGAGGTTGAGAAGTGGAGTGGAGCCAAGGTCGGTTTTGCCGGACCAGTGGAGCTTGTCGTGGACAGGATAGTTGCTGATCTGGAGCTTGAGTTTGACACTGACTGGATCACCGGGGCCAACCAGGATGATTTTCACCTGAAGCATGTGGACCTCAGACGGGACGTGAATATCAGTGGGTACTTCGATCTGCGGACCATTACTAGTCTGGATCCCTGTCCCAAGTGCGCTGGAGAGATATATCTGACCAAGGGTATTGAAGTAGGACATATCTTCAAGCTCGGGACCAAATACAGCCAATCCATGAAGGCAGTTTATCTGGATGAAAACGGCAAAGAGGAGCTGATTATCATGGGTTGCTACGGCATAGGGGTGAGCAGGATTCTGGCTTCGTGCATTGAGCAGAACCATGATCAGAACGGGATCATCTTTACTCCGGCCATTGCACCCTTTGAGGCGGTGGTCATCGCCCTGAACTACAAAGACCAGGAAGTCAGGGAGCATTCTGAAGCAGTATATGATCAGCTGAGATCCATAGGCGTGGACGTACTCCTGGACGACAGGGACGAGAGACCGGGATTCAAGTTCAAGGACAATGACCTGATCGGTTCACCCATTCAGGTTGTTATCGGTGGAAAAGGGCTGAAGAACCGAATCTATGAGGTCAAGATCCGTCACTCAGGAGAGCGGATCCAAGTCCCGATTGAGGAATTCTCTTCCAGGTTCATGGCCATCCGAAATGGCGTCCTGGACCATTTTGGATTGTCCGCCAAAAATTAA
- a CDS encoding Fur family transcriptional regulator — translation MKHNTRQRQAIIRCLRQAHGPMNPQEVHQQAGKEVVGLGIATVYRNLKLLAEDGKIRELAFPGEGSRYEIAGLEHHHHFLCRDCDKVFCIQGCPGGLSSMTPEGFSLEGHEIVLYGRCSHCRMSVQA, via the coding sequence ATGAAGCACAACACAAGGCAGCGCCAGGCCATTATTCGATGCCTTCGCCAGGCTCATGGCCCCATGAATCCCCAGGAAGTCCACCAACAGGCAGGTAAGGAAGTTGTAGGGCTGGGTATCGCCACTGTATACAGAAACCTTAAACTTCTGGCTGAAGATGGAAAAATCAGGGAACTGGCCTTTCCCGGCGAAGGTTCCAGATACGAAATAGCCGGACTTGAACACCACCATCATTTTCTGTGCAGGGATTGTGACAAGGTATTCTGCATTCAGGGCTGTCCCGGAGGACTTTCTTCTATGACTCCTGAGGGTTTCTCCCTGGAAGGACATGAAATCGTCCTTTACGGCAGATGTTCCCACTGCAGGATGTCTGTCCAGGCATGA
- a CDS encoding metal ABC transporter ATP-binding protein: protein MTKKVIEANGLSFSYNGHPVLEDVDLGVDAGDFLAVLGPNGGGKSTLIKILLGILPLQKGRALVLGCKPGQASDRIGYVPQNVTASEKFPVNVLDVVLMGRLGHLGRFRKYSKTDYSWAEKSLDQVEMTAYRSQLVSNLSGGQRQRVLIARALACDPEILFLDEPTASVDQPFHTRLYKLLFDLNSQGKTIVVISHDLSVLSSHAKSVACVNKNLYFHDSSEITQEMLEKAYHCPVELVTHGHVPHRVLKHHN, encoded by the coding sequence ATGACCAAAAAAGTTATTGAAGCCAATGGATTAAGCTTTTCCTACAATGGTCATCCTGTTCTGGAAGATGTGGATCTAGGTGTTGATGCCGGGGATTTTCTGGCCGTTCTTGGGCCCAACGGCGGAGGCAAGTCCACTTTGATCAAGATTCTCCTGGGCATACTTCCGCTTCAAAAAGGCAGGGCTTTGGTCCTGGGATGCAAACCCGGGCAGGCATCTGACCGGATCGGCTATGTCCCTCAAAATGTCACAGCCAGCGAAAAATTTCCCGTAAATGTCCTGGATGTAGTGCTCATGGGCCGCCTGGGCCATCTGGGACGGTTCAGAAAATACTCTAAAACAGATTATTCCTGGGCCGAAAAATCTTTGGACCAGGTGGAAATGACAGCCTACCGGAGCCAACTGGTATCCAATCTGTCCGGCGGCCAGAGGCAGAGAGTCCTGATTGCAAGAGCTCTGGCCTGTGATCCGGAAATTCTCTTTTTGGATGAACCAACTGCCAGTGTAGACCAGCCCTTCCACACCAGACTGTACAAACTGCTCTTTGACCTGAACAGTCAGGGAAAGACTATAGTGGTCATCAGCCACGACCTTTCAGTGCTTTCCAGCCATGCCAAATCAGTTGCCTGCGTTAATAAGAATCTGTATTTTCATGATTCATCTGAGATCACCCAGGAAATGCTGGAAAAGGCCTATCACTGTCCTGTAGAACTCGTCACCCACGGCCATGTACCCCACAGGGTCCTGAAGCACCACAACTAA